CGCCCAATTTTGCCCAGTAAAGCACGCCTGAATTGCGCCATGGATCGATCAAAATACCTGTGCGAAAAGGTTCTCCTTTAGCAACCACAACGACGGAGTTGTGTTCATTAAATTCGCCCTTATTCGCGACACCCCAGCGCAGATCAAAACTTTGGTATTTGAGGTTTTTCAGATGGGTGATCATATCTTCGCTCCACTCATAACAGAGTCCGCGCTCTTTGAGCCCCGTGTTGATCAAAAAATTATGAAATGTTGGCGGATAGACAAGCCCATAACGCTCAGCCAAAATCTGTGGATAAAGCAGTGCTTCATACGCAAACATGCGCGCCTCTTGATAGTCCACCGTGTCGCTTAAATGCGTCAGTTCGGTGGTTAGCGCAGAGACACTATTGGGCGTTACATGTAAAGCGTCTTGCTTGGCACTACAGCCTGCAAAAAGAAGCGAAAATACGAGAAGAAAAAGGAACTGTTTCATACTTTTTTGACTTTGAGAGTAAGTTTGACAATTTCACTTGGAGCTAAAATACGCACCGCTGGTCCCCAATAACCCGCCCCATTGCTAACAAAAATTTGGGTCTGTTTGGAGTGCTGATACAGCCCACTGAGATAAGGCTGATCTAAAAGCACCAAGAGCCCAAAAGGGAAAATTTGCCCACCATGCGTGTGACCGCTTAGGATCAGATCGATCTTTTCATCGTTGATCTCGTTAACAAATTTTGGCTGATGGGCAAGCAAAATCGTCGGCAATTCTGGCTTTACATGTAAAAGCGCTTTGGCAAGATCGGGTGGCTCAAAGTCGAAACGTTTGCCCATCATATCCATGACACCTGCAAGGTTGATCGCATGATTGATGACGATGGAGCGATTGGAGAGCACGTGCACGCCCAAAGAGCGAACATGATCCATAATCGCGTTGACCCCGTAAAAATACTCATGATTCCCCGGCACATAGTACACGCCCAAACGACTCTCGATGGAGCGGAGGGAGTCGAGTTTATCGCCAATTTGATTCACAGGCATATCGACTAAATCGCCTGTAATCACGACAATGTCAGCATCAAGCGCATTGATCTGCTTCACCACAGCATCCATAAAGTCTTTACCAAGGGTTTTACCGATGTGCAAATCGGTGATCTGAACAATACTCAGCTCCGATTTCAGCCCGTCGATATAAACATCCACCTCCTTAACACGAGGCGCTTTCATGCCATTCAGAAACCCTTTGGCGATGTAGGAAAACGCCAAAATAAGCATCGTGACATCAAAAACCATCTTGATAAACAGCCGTCTTGAATAGTCATGAGGGATTTTCGCATAAGGAATTTGAAACAGATCGTAGACAATCGCCACGCAAAAGAGCATAAACGAAACACCGATCATTGCGGAAAAAAGCAGGTATAAAATCGGATCAAGATTGTCTAAACGCAAGACGGCAAAGTAAAAAATTTCGCATAATGTCATGGCAATCATCACCCATTTAATCACGCCTTGAATCTTGCAAAAAATGTCCAAGCGCTTTAAAAAGCGCTTGTAACTGTAAAAATTAATGAGGGAAAGCACCGCAATGGCGGCAAATGCGAACGAGAGGCGAAACATGCTTTTACATTTTCCTTACTTGAGGCTCTCAAAATAGCGCTTACTCTCAGCCGAAATGACTTTAGAGAGAAGCAGAAGCGCTATGAGGTTAGGAATCGCCATCAAACCATTGGTAAGGTCTGAAAAATTCCATACAAATTCGAGTTTCAGCATCGAGCCGACCATGACGCCCGCGATAAATAAAACTCTGTACAAGCGGATGAAACGCTCACCAAAAATATATTCAAATGCTTTTTCACCGTAATAACTCCATCCCAAAATCGTCGAATAGGCAAATAGTACGGTTGAAATAATGACCACAACCCCACCAAAAGAGCCAAGATAGAGCTGAAAACTCTGCATCGTTAGCGCACTCGGGCTTATACCTTGTTGCCAAAATGGAGAGATCAAGATAATCAGTGCTGTCATCGTACAGACAACCAACGTATCAATAAACGTTTGAGTCATGCTGACCAATGCTTGACGCACAGGATCGTTCGTTTTAGCAGCGGCTGCTGCAATAGGAGCAGATCCTAGACCTGATTCGTTGGAAAATACGCCACGCGCGACACCATAACGAATAGCCGCTGCCATCGTAGCACCGACAAATCCGCCACCTGCGGCAATTGGATTGAACGCATGGTAGAAAATCAACTCAAAAGCGCCACCCAATTTATCGAGGTTCATCGCTAAAATAACCAAAGAGACAGAGACATAAATCAAAATCATAAACGGTACCAGAAAGGAGGTAAAGTTTCCGATGGATTTAATGCCACCTAAAATAACCACTGCAGTTAACGTAAGCAGAACCACACCCGTAATCCATGTCGGAATGGCCATTTCCGTGTATAAGATCTGCGCAACCGCATTGGCTTGGGTCATATTGCCAATACCAAATGCCGCAATGGCGGTAAAAATAGCAAATGCCATACCCAATTTTGGCATGTTAAGACCGTAGGTGAGGTAGTACATCGGGCCACCTTTGAAACCATGGTGGTGACTATGTTGACGGTATTTCACTGCGAGTACGGCTTCCGAGTATTTGGTCGCCATCCCCACAAGCCCTGTCATCCACATCCAAAAAACCGCTCCGGGTCCGCCAAGTGTAATTGCCGTAGCAACCCCTACAATGTTACCAATACCCACGGTTGCCGCAAGGGCTGTCATGAGTGCAGCAAAGTGACTGATTTCACCCTCGCCATCAGGCTCTTTGTGAAAAATAAGCTTTAACGCATGCGGCAATGCCCAAAACTGCATCCCTTTTAAAATAATCGTCAAGTAAATTCCCGTACCAACCAACAAAACCAACATAGGAGCACCCCAAACAATACCTGAGAGGATTGCAACCCATTTTTCAATCATTTCCATCTATCTTCCTTACTGTTCACTAATATGATGCCCTTTTGGCAACACCAAATTGAGCACGATGCCCACAATCGCACCTAAACCGATGCCACTAAATGCCACACCACCCATATCAACAACCATACCACCAATGGCTAAAACCAAAATCATCGAGACGATGATCATATTGCGAGGATCGTTCATATCGACTTTCTCTCTCACCATTGTGCCTAAACCAATGGACGCGATAATGCCAAAAAGAAGCAGTAAAATGCCGCCCATAACAGGTACGGGAATCGTCGCCAAAAGACCACCAAGTTTTCCCACAAACGCTAACACAATGGCAAAAATCGCCGCCCATGTCATAATGGCAGGATTGTACGCTTTGGTAATCGTGACGGCACCTGTGACTTCAGAGTAGGTTGTATTGGGAGGGCCACCAAGCATGGAAGCTGCAGTCGTTGCAATCGCATCACCCAAAAGCGTGGTTTTCAAACCTGGCTTTTTCAGATAATCGGTTTTCGTTACATTGCTGATCGTTAAAATACCACCGACATGCTCTACCGCTGGGGCTATCGCAATCGGTAAAATGTAGATGATCGCTTCAAGATTCCATTCGGGTGTCACAAAATTTGGCATTGCAAACCATGCCGCTTTGGCTACTGAGTCAAAACTGACAATGCCTAAGATCAATGAAACCGTATAGCCTGCAATAATACCGCACAAAATAGGCAATAATTTAAGCACACCTTTGCCTAAAAGGGCGACTAAAAGCGTGACAATCAGTGCGGACATCGAAACCATCATCGCTTGATTGAGAGGCACTAAAACAATCGCACCATCGCCTGTTTTTCCCATCGCCATATTGACTGCAACAGGCGAGAGAATCAAACCAATCGTCATAATCACGGGTCCTACAACAACGGCTGGGAAGATTTTATGCAAAAAGTCTGAGCCTTTAACACGTACGAGAACACTGAGAAAAAAGTAGAACAACCCTGCCGCCGCAAGACC
Above is a genomic segment from Sulfurospirillum halorespirans DSM 13726 containing:
- a CDS encoding metallophosphoesterase, which translates into the protein MFRLSFAFAAIAVLSLINFYSYKRFLKRLDIFCKIQGVIKWVMIAMTLCEIFYFAVLRLDNLDPILYLLFSAMIGVSFMLFCVAIVYDLFQIPYAKIPHDYSRRLFIKMVFDVTMLILAFSYIAKGFLNGMKAPRVKEVDVYIDGLKSELSIVQITDLHIGKTLGKDFMDAVVKQINALDADIVVITGDLVDMPVNQIGDKLDSLRSIESRLGVYYVPGNHEYFYGVNAIMDHVRSLGVHVLSNRSIVINHAINLAGVMDMMGKRFDFEPPDLAKALLHVKPELPTILLAHQPKFVNEINDEKIDLILSGHTHGGQIFPFGLLVLLDQPYLSGLYQHSKQTQIFVSNGAGYWGPAVRILAPSEIVKLTLKVKKV
- a CDS encoding alanine/glycine:cation symporter family protein — encoded protein: MEMIEKWVAILSGIVWGAPMLVLLVGTGIYLTIILKGMQFWALPHALKLIFHKEPDGEGEISHFAALMTALAATVGIGNIVGVATAITLGGPGAVFWMWMTGLVGMATKYSEAVLAVKYRQHSHHHGFKGGPMYYLTYGLNMPKLGMAFAIFTAIAAFGIGNMTQANAVAQILYTEMAIPTWITGVVLLTLTAVVILGGIKSIGNFTSFLVPFMILIYVSVSLVILAMNLDKLGGAFELIFYHAFNPIAAGGGFVGATMAAAIRYGVARGVFSNESGLGSAPIAAAAAKTNDPVRQALVSMTQTFIDTLVVCTMTALIILISPFWQQGISPSALTMQSFQLYLGSFGGVVVIISTVLFAYSTILGWSYYGEKAFEYIFGERFIRLYRVLFIAGVMVGSMLKLEFVWNFSDLTNGLMAIPNLIALLLLSKVISAESKRYFESLK
- a CDS encoding uracil-xanthine permease family protein, with amino-acid sequence MLHKTDYNFRLRDSIIGLQFLFVAFGALVLVPILTGLDPNVALFTAGFGTLLFQLTTREQIPPIFLASSFSFIAPIIYGLKTWGLAGTMCGLAAAGLFYFFLSVLVRVKGSDFLHKIFPAVVVGPVIMTIGLILSPVAVNMAMGKTGDGAIVLVPLNQAMMVSMSALIVTLLVALLGKGVLKLLPILCGIIAGYTVSLILGIVSFDSVAKAAWFAMPNFVTPEWNLEAIIYILPIAIAPAVEHVGGILTISNVTKTDYLKKPGLKTTLLGDAIATTAASMLGGPPNTTYSEVTGAVTITKAYNPAIMTWAAIFAIVLAFVGKLGGLLATIPVPVMGGILLLLFGIIASIGLGTMVREKVDMNDPRNMIIVSMILVLAIGGMVVDMGGVAFSGIGLGAIVGIVLNLVLPKGHHISEQ